A single window of Malus sylvestris chromosome 5, drMalSylv7.2, whole genome shotgun sequence DNA harbors:
- the LOC126621511 gene encoding uncharacterized protein LOC126621511 — protein MSPTEWWIMYGTDAPTVRKLAIKVLSQTASSSACERNWSTFALIHTKQRNRLAHSRLEKLVYCYYNMKLQIRDKEAEIDHVDRGDPLDVFDIVGEDDDTEGNQLFQWIRPLHLDDDEGNPAPRVAEEARNEGINVERVLEEEVGSSSADSLDELFLPRPRNTGIPPSSNPTQPQHRADTNDSSSTRSGDSPTIGGGNDEGHSGAGGSGAGGSGGGYGNYYGPPPPGYMSPFTGEANFTHATQDDDHGSRQARPGIGAIGKDYTRRERGKGILSSQEDDSLSRTSDSVGLGSSNYGYTHNQPFPYPSYLYPSYPIPVGMESSDSWKQSQTQSSNDFSYGQPQPISDPYGWHVNNYMQNYFGDLSFDNYSSQYTHSTHRDDEDSENFEPHRNSMWY, from the exons atgtctccta ctgaatggtggatcatgtatgggaccgatgcaccaactgtgagaaagttagcaatcaaagtattatcacaaacagcttcctcatctgcttgtgaaagaaattggagcacatttgcactgatacacacaaagcaaagaaataggttggcgcatagtaggttggaaaaattagtttattgctactacaacatgaagcttcaaattcgagataaggaagcagaaatagatcatgtcgaccgtggtgacccactagatgtgtttgatattgttggtgaagatgatgatacggagggtaaccaactttttcaatggattagacctcttcatttagatgatgatgaaggcaacccagctcccagagttgctgaagaagcacgtaatgaagggataaatgtagaaagagtattagaggaggaggtgggatctagcagcgctgactctttggatGAACTTTTCctcccaagaccaagaaacactggaattccaccttcttccaatcctacacaaccacaacatcgtgctgatactaatgatagctctagtacaagatcaggagactcacctaccatcggaggtgggaatgatgaaggacatagtggagctggaggtagtggagctggaggtagtggtggtggatatggaaactattatggaccaccacctcccggatatatgagccccttcactggtgaggcaaacttcacgcatgcaacacaggatgatgaccatggcagtaggcaggcaagaccaggaattggtgccatagggaaggactatactcgcagagaaagaggtaaggggattttgtcaagtcaagaagatgactcgttatctagaacttcagactctgttggattgggaagtagtaactatggttatactcataaccaaccatttccctacccttcatatctctacccttcatatcccattcctgttgggatggaatcgagcgactcatggaaacaatcccagactcaatcttcaaatgatttttcttatggacaacctcaaccaatctcggatccatatgggtggcatgttaacaattacatgcaaaactattttggggatttatcatttgataactactcttcacaatacactcattctacacatagagatgatgaagatagtgaaaattttgaacctcataggaactctatgtggtactaa